From Toxorhynchites rutilus septentrionalis strain SRP chromosome 2, ASM2978413v1, whole genome shotgun sequence, a single genomic window includes:
- the LOC129768574 gene encoding angio-associated migratory cell protein, with product MRENTPPRSPYSLNDDDGDDDELIYVGDADEVLDQWMAEEEADMGEEEAGIADDEDEPEDVYIPERDDAKLTFSKHTGPVFCVALHPTENIAITGGEDDKAYVWNTETGETIFEVTGHTDSVIACEFSYDGVYVATGDMAGMIQIFKTTQEYKKVWDFTMGDMCWMRWHFGAHVMLAGGDTGEIYVWRIPSGDCKVLQGFGEKCEVARLSHDGKRIAAGYGNGAFKIWDIKSNAATLEVAPNEATGHNSNITCMSIDRESQLIITGSEGGSVLIIGPSGPVGQLSSDKGPIESVLIDCPQFEVKVAATGTLSGKVTIWDIARQVARVECEDNHRTGITKMLWGKDCTLIAGTLGGVIKVWDVRSGALKCDLLGHRNDIHDLFYDSKKNILLSSSEDGTAKIFQLS from the exons ATGCGGGAAAATACTCCACCGAGATCACCGTATTCTCTGAATGACGATGATGGCGATGACGACGAACTGATTTACGTTGGAGATGCCGATGAAGTGCTGGACCAGTGGATGGCAG AAGAGGAAGCTGACATGGGGGAAGAAGAGGCTGGTATCGCGGATGACGAGGACGAACCGGAAGATGTGTATATCCCCGAGCGAGACGATGCAAAGCTTACATTCAGCAAGCACACCGGGCCAGTATTTTGTGTCGCATTACATCCCACGGAAAATATTGCGATCACCGGCGGAGAAGATGATAAGGCGTACGTGTGGAATACCGAAACCGGCGAAACGATATTTGAGGTCACGGGACACACAGATTCGGTGATTGCATGCGAGTTTAGTTATGATGGTGTTTATGTAGCCACCGGAGATATGGCGGGAATGATTCAAATATTTAAAACCACCCAGGAGTACAAGAAGGTGTGGGATTTCACAATGGGTGATATGTGCTGGATGAGGTGGCACTTTGGAGCGCATGTGATGCTGGCGGGGGGAGATACCGGCGAGATATACGTGTGGCGAATTCCATCGGGTGATTGCAAAGTGTTGCAGGgttttggagagaaatgtgaagtGGCAAGGCTATCACATGATGGGAAAAGGATAGCGGCTGGTTATGGAAATGGTGCCTTCAAAATTTGGGATATCAAAAGTAACGCTGCTACACTGGAAGTGGCCCCGAATGAAGCCACTGGTCACAATTCCAATATTACTTGTATGTCGATTGATAGAGAAAGTCAACTGATAATCACTGGCAGTGAAGGGGGTAGTGTTCTAATAATTGGCCCTTCTGGACCAGTTGGACAGCTGTCGTCTGATAAAGGCCCCATCGAATCCGTCTTAATTGACTGTCCACAGTTTGAGGTGAAAGTAGCAGCGACCGGTACGCTAAGCGGGAAGGTAACCATTTGGGACATTGCCAGACAAGTGGCCCGCGTCGAGTGCGAAGACAACCACCGAACAGGGATTACAAA AATGCTGTGGGGTAAAGACTGCACTTTGATAGCCGGCACGCTTGGAGGTGTGATTAAAGTTTGGGACGTTCGAAGTGGTGCCTTGAAATGCGATCTACTTGGGCATCGGAATGATATTCATGATCTTTTCTATgacagcaaaaaaaatattctgctTTCCTCGTCAGAGGATGGCACAGCTAAAATTTTCCAATTATCTTAG